The genomic DNA GAGTTCATCATGGCGAAGCGGTCTTGGCGGAGTTGCGGCAAACCAGATCTTTATCTGAAGTTAGGAATCACCATGGACAAGGAAGCGTTTCGAATCTTCAACTATCAAAAGCAACTCCTGAACAAGAACGTCATTTCTAGTATCATTCTTGTGGTCGTCAATGGGATGAATGCTATATACCATCATCCAACCCTAGGAAGGAATGTGATTTTTGTGGTCAATGATATTGAAATTATGGATGGAGTATCACCCTATCACAGCAATGGAGAACGAAACAACCTTCTCAGGGCTTTTTGCAATTATCATACATCAAAAAACAAGGACAGGAAATACGACTTGGGTGTTTTGTTCTCCGGGATCGACATGTGGGCCCCGATCGGGAAAAACAAAAGTATGTCCACAATGGGTCTGTCCGCTGTTGGAACAGTTTGCAACCCACTTTGGAGTTGCGTTATAGCAGAAACTGGAGTCAGAGACGCATATGGTCAAGCCTACCCGTCCACTGGATTTAACATAGTTTATATCACGGGTCACGAAATTGGCCACAACATAGGCCTTCATCATGATGGATTTGAACAGCCCAAAGATCCACAGGAGCCTCCCAATCGTAAAAAACCGGACATCTTCaagaattgcaacaaaaatggatTCGTCATGTCTCCAAGTCGCGGTCCCGAAGGTGAAACACCATGGTCAGATTGCTCTCGTAATTTCATATGCAATTACATTGATGCTCCTTGCATGGAAGACAAGGCGGTCGCCCCCAATGAGTTTGACCACAGTTTACGGTATGGCCTTACACCTGGCATGTATTACACTGCCAGAGATCATTGCAAGTTCCTTATGGATGGGGACAAAAGCGCCCATGCCATCAATAACAATATGGCCGACATCTGTGACAAAGGCATTCAATGTGAGCTGCCATCCAAAAATCGGGTTGAATACAGTGGACCGGCGCTCCAAGGAACACCATGTGGTGCGGGCAAATTTTGTATGAACAATGAATGTATCGGAGCTACGGGAAGACAAGCGGTTCTGGAGCCTTCGTGGGGAGACTGGAAAGAGGAAGGCGGATGCTTAGGCGGGTGCGTGAGTGAATCCAAGGGCTACCAAACCTTCACTAGATCTTGTCAGTTCCAAGGCGAAGGTGCAAAGGAAGGGGATTGCGTGGGTCCCACCACAAAGGTTGAGCTTTGTGATAGTCCAGACAAGAGTGGCTGTCTCGTCGAAGGCACTGCCGTTGGTTACGCTTCTGCCGCTTGTACGGCTATCAAAACTGACTTCGAAGCTGTCTTTGGTAAATGGATCAGTGGGCAGGGATTTCAGAAAGAATATGACGAGACGGACGCAAATCGGGCTTGTCAAATCTATTGCACTGCATCCAAGGGTGGCTCAAAGTCTCCAGCGGAAGTAATGACGAAGTTTAATCGCTTGGATCTCGGCTATTTCCCGGATGGAACTCCCTGCCACAAGGTGAGGGATTCCACTTTCTATTGTCAGGGGAGAGCGTGTGTCAATCCCAGCGGTCGAGGGCAACGATCCAGTAGCAAAGGCGGGCAAGTGGTCACGAACGTTGGCTTCCAACCTAGTGCCAATGTCGACAAGTACTTGACCCTGGACGAAAATGGTAACCCTTTGTCCGAAATCATTCCCGAGTTTGGAGAAGGTACGAATACCGAGTTCGAATTGGAAGATGGTTTCGAGATCCCTACTGCTTAAAACATTGCACCACTGATGAATTACTTTGCGTTTACAATGCTGAAATTAAATGCATCTTTTACTGGCTATGagtgttttcttcaaaaaccGACAATGAATTGAACGGAACAAACTTCTGGGATTAGAATTCAAAAACCTCCAGAGAAGAATGTTGATTTATGCACAAATCTTGGTTAAACTTATGCTAAAGTCTAAGTGTATGCAAAAATGTGCTACAGGGTTGTCAATATATTTAGGGGCAAGATTATGGAAATGTTCTATAATCGCATTGTTTCTTCCCTGAAATCACTTATAATGGCCCTATTGATTCAGAACTTCGTCCATGTATCAAAAACCGTCGTGCAACCATTCATATTGGTCTAAAAACCATGAAATGGCATCACGAACTTCGCGTATGACTCAGACCAAGGATACAAGTATCTCGTCCCTTCGTCTTGATTGTGAGGTCACCTGTCCATTCAAATCTTATTCCAATATACGTTTCAAAATGTGTCATTCTCAATAGAAAGGATGCAAGATTGCAAATTCCACttatcttgctttttgaaCGACGTTTAAGGCCACTAAGTTTCACATAAACAGTCACGACCATTCAGTGTCTTGGGTAAGACGATGCTTATGGCTGCCGTTTGGGAATATGGTCGAAACgtaaaaaatgcttttagtATTCTAAGATCCATATAAAAAGAGCACAATCTTATCAAATAATATTTGGTGCCCATATATGACCCATATATAATATACATGGTGCCACAAAATATCCGGACAATTCTGTATTTTACAAGGATTATATTTCCCACCTTCCTTACCGCCATTATCAGCACCTCAAGATGAAAGATTTGTGATTCTTGTTCATCTGCATATTAATAGAATCATGATTCACCCAAAAATCAGAATTGGGCGGATTTGGTTAGCTCTCTTGAATATGGAGTGATCagggattttggtcaaaagaaCTTGTcgaaattcaaatcaaacttggacatatttttaattggcattccaaatcaactctgaaagcccgtgaaagacaaacaaaactaaaaaaaaaaacgtctGAATTTAATCccgcaataaaaaaaaaacacttacaCATATTGGCTACGAATATTATAGCGAAGCACTTGAACAATGTTTCAGGTCggtatttgattgattttgcgTATCCAATTACATATTGAAGTCAAAATCAATGCGATGATGTGAAAGTAGCGAGGCATAAAGTTTAACAACTGtctttctcattttccttttACTTTATAGAGATTTACCAAAACATatcgaaaatatttgaagcGTTTCAAAATAGCACGCTCTTTCTCGATATATTATACATAGTGTAGCATTATATTCATGTCAGTTTTTGTGATATATGctagaaaaaggaaagtagttTGCCATAAAATGTGATAAAAATCTTGAGTTGTCTTGAAGATTTAGTTTATGTCATTTGCCCCTGATTTGAAGTAAAGTAATTTTAAGATTGCCAAATTAATGACACTAACTGTTGACAGTTACGTCTAGGCACAGAAACTTCTACCGAATAACGTATATTTTCTATcgatttgttttcttattATTGGCAAACAGTGTAACAATATATGTATCGAATCACAATTCGTTTGAACGTTTAATgaagttttgcatttttctttagtCTTGGAATTcgtttcaaattgttttagcGTTTCATTAAAAAACACTCAAAAAGGGGCTTTCTTGGTtggatttgtttcaaatcttaAAAGGTCTGTTAAGTCTACTTTTAATACTTAACTGACTGCTTTGTGATTGTTACGAAATGGATGCACGTATTTCaaaggacttttttttttcttgccacATATGGCAATATTTTGTTATCAGCCCTTTTTTTGATCCGAGGTGTTAGGGTCGAATGGTGCACATCGCCCGGCTAGTGAAGTGTGCGTTATCAGATCgggtctaaaagtttccttaagaaaggtcggggaggagattctAACCAGGGACCTCTCAGGCATTCCTCCAAAGGTTGTGTCTTTATTTAAGACTTTTACGAGAAAATCATGAGCATCTAGGCATAGTTCAGAATACATAATTAGATGTAAATTTAGAAAACTGTTAGCAAAGATCTTTGTCGACATTTGTAATATTTTGAAGGGCTTCCAGTTATCACAATACAAGGTGCTTAGCGTTCATCTAACTTTCTCTGCCCGGGAATTCcccaaaaaaggttttcaaacaaatgctGTTGTGAGATGACATTCCCGGGTAAGACTAGACAcagctgaatatcaaataattTGTTGAACACATGATTCATAATTATCGGTCCTTCGCAAACACCTCCACTCATGACGTTGATAAAGTGTATTTATTTTGTCATAAAATGCATTCTCTGGCAACACGTTTTACCATATTAGCAGGTCTCGGACTTTTTGGACTagggctttcaagtcaaaagaaGGAACAAAGGAGAAAACCAATTTGAGTCAAGGTCTCGGATAAAAGAACTTTGAAATAGaaagcctttttttttcttgagtgTGCAGAAGTGGGACATTGCATTTCGTAGAATGGACGAATATGATTATCACAGCAGTGAAGAATGATCAATAGATTGATAAGTTTGTATTTGACGACGTGGAGCGGtaattttttgcacttttatgtCCGAGCTTGTAATTACTACGGACTGAGCGACAAAGGAATGAAAGTAGGGGTGCTGATAGCTTGAAAAAGGTAAGTAAATGGAAACTGAGAAATACGTCTATGATGCCGAGGAGTTCATTTCTTATGGAAACCACCTTGATATGATTGATTCAAACCTGCCTTTTTAACTGCCATTTGACTTGGCTGTAGCAGCTGCTAGTTTTGCAGCCTTTCTCCTTTTTACTTGCTTTCGGTGCTCTCTCTCCATGATGTCTTCCTTCAGATTTAGTCTCAAAATTTCCTCCACGAGAACCTCCTCTTGGGTGATGCTAGGAGGAAGATTCTTTAAAGCGTCCAAAGTTTCGTACATGGAGGGACAGTTTTTTCTCACACTTTTGGGCAAGGCTGCTCGAATGAGCACAAGACCCACTCTGAATAGCACTTTGACCCCTTCGCACAGGAACATATCCCAAACCCGCATCACTGTCGGCCACGGTAGGGTTCGAGAATAGACACAGAGAAACCATTCGGTCATGTACAAAACGGGCTCGATTTCTTGTTTCTTCAAGTGTTTATAAATAGCGGGCGACACGCGTCTCAGTAGCCCATGGAGGATATCACCGTCTAATTGGATAGCTTCCAAGCCGGGACTGTAATATCCGGGGATGTATTTGTCGCAGATCATGACCATGCACCAGAAAGCTTGTTCGGCGGGCATATTCATGAGCAGAAGTGCCGCAATCGGCGCCATGGCTTGGCAATACCCTTCGGCCGGATGCAATACACAATAAGCCTTCAGCACTTGAAACAAGCCGGCTTGGCCTATTTTCTCGTAGGTACCGCCAAAGAGCTCATGGGTGGGAAAATTTCGGTGCAAATCCTTCTCAATATCATCGATCCAATTCTGCCCATTTTGTGAATTTGTCTTTTGATTCTGCAATACATAAAAAAGGCTGATGGTGTGCATAGGGCACGAACTGATTCGAGACAAGCGTCGAGTTACTCACATAGAGTCGCTTAAACTGATGCTTCTTATCGGCTTGATTGAGGTAGAAATGAGCACCCGAGAGTTTGAGCCAAGCCGCGGAACGAACCGAAGACGGGATTCCTTTTCGGCAGCGTTCGCGTACTTTTTTGTAGTCTTTCAACATATGTGATTCCCAATCATTCATCATCTCCAACCATTTCGCTTCACGGCGAATTTGGGTTTTAACCAATCGGACCTCCACCTCTTCATCCGGGGCCTCTTTAGTCGAATGAACTTGATTGTCCGGCCCGCTCAAAAAGCCGTATCTAGAACGAGGAACGAGAAACCCTGGGAATATGAGGCGCAGCTCTTACCAGACCAATCAATCTTAGACCCAACCGCTCTCTCACCGGTCTGTCATGCTAGACACCACGGATTCGTCCAGGAATTCGCTACCCACATTGGAGGTGCCGTCAGTGGCACTCAAGCCGGCCTCCTCGTCGGGCCGTACACTCAGTGTGTCTCGCACACGGTTCCAATGGGCGGGCAACTCATCCTCGCGCTCCAGGGTGCCGCGACTGAGCATGCCGGGGATATCCAGGCCCAGACCCAGAAGCTCCTACCAACAGGAAAGAGTCAACAGTCAATCGGTCAGATCCAGATTAATGGCACGCCTGCCGTCCGTCCGTGTCCATAGGTAGGCGTACGGAATGGACCAGACAGGCAGAGGTGAAGGGCGTCACTCGACGGGAAGCCACTGCCCAGACAAACGATCCTAGAGGAGGGCGTGAAGAATCCCCAGAACCCACTCGACATTCTTCCGAGACCACCCGGCCTATCGGCAACAATCGTGTGGGCGGGAATTAGAGTAGGCCACGGAGGACAATGAATGATCAGCCGTGAGCCCCGTTCCTCGACCAGAATGAAtgaagagaggaagaaaaggaggaggaggaggaggagggaggagggacTTGAGAGAGTATGCAGGCGGCCAGCAGCAGGCAGGAAAGAAGGAATGTCAAAAATTCGACACAACAATAACTTGGCCCGGAGTGGCATATTCAGCCAGCCCACAGGCTAGGCCAACAGGGCAGCCCATGGATGGCCAGCCCATCCCGTCAACTGAATCTGAGCTTGATTGGTCCATACTCTAGTCCATACTAGTACACGTACGGGCATGCGAGTCTCTGGGCCTGACCTGAAGCGACAACAATATGAACAACAAGAAAAGGAGGAGTACTGCATGCAATTTCTTTCAGGAAATGAAATCTGCGGTTGCGCGAATGCATCATGGTAAATGTTGCGAAGAGCAGTTCTGTCGACGATCCCGATTTCCACACATTATCTGACAATTTGAGATTTTACCCAATACAAATAAAGAATGAATGTTTTCTCTATTACGTTTAAGAAGAGGctatttcaatcaaagattTGCCATGCTCAtgaatttatatttttttacagaTTTTGTCTCTATAAAatagcaatttgaaaaatggtaCTCAAGAGCTTATGATTTCAACGGACCTTCATAAGGAACATCTGACGGGCAAGGTTCAGAAGACGACCTCAGGATCAGAGGGTCCTAATTGAAATCCTAGTAAGACCAATGTGTTCACTCTTAAGGCCACTCACTTTCAAAATTTCCAGAGGTGATGAACTGAAACTGTGAATAAAAGGTGGGGGCCACTGTTTATGACACTTGCTGCTGTATTGATGGCAATCACAAACTTCATCAAAATGGGGCAACTGGCCATCAAGAAATCCTGTAATGAATTGCTTCAAAGGTGTCATAAGCCCAAATCTCTCAGTTTTGTCAAGAGGTATGTGTTGATTAAAATCATTGCTGCTAATTAAAACCACTACTTTATTCTAACACAAAGTAATTTTTCACTCATTCTTGCACTCCTCTGGCTCTCACTTCTGCCAGTATATAGAAACACTGAACTCTCCATCAAGATAAATGATGAGCTTTGATGAAAAGTGCTTTGAAAGTGCAAATTTGatcgtttcaaaattatgttgtcaaaagcttatgtagctgatcaagagcaggccgaaaattcaaattttatgtagtgtttacaacataactttgaacatgtctcctgaattccctaagcataggtttgggctcaaacttggctgagttcatttattcaacaagactttgtggtcatatgaagtgcttatttggaataagatgagcggtttaggagataggatatttttgttccgtttgcagtccatatctctagaagtctgtgccCCAGCTTTTTAGAAATAACTCATGTTATATTCCCTTATCAACAACTCCTTAGTTGTACACTTCCCTTGAGTAGCCTTGCTGATAAATTGATAAGTGTGCGGGTTTTGGTACGCTGTAAGACTAGTCCCGTGCTACaaaaacttttccacaaaacatttatttttgagcGTTCACTCAACCTCAGGTATGGCTTCTGTCTGtcgaaaaaatattgttaGATCCAGAAGTATCCAAACTCTAGCAAGTTTTACAAGGGCTTTTCTGAGGGCAGCTGCGTGAAATTATTTACGCCATCGGCGAAAAGAGATTATCAATCTATATATAATTGTTTAGTatcaatttggtttgaaagcaaaagtACTACAGATTTAGAATATCTTGTCGGCgaatcattttcaaccaacGAAACTAGTTGCGCCGGTTTTGTTGTCAGCATTGACAATCGGGTCATTGAGAGAACGAGTGTAACCCTAGCAATCAGAATGAATGGAGTCGGAAAATAACATGATCTATATAATTTATGAGTCAAAAGGCAATACTTAGCATAGAGGCTTACTCTTTCGGTGAGAAGATCCCTCATATTGAATACTTTATGAGGACCAATGAGTTAAAGGGGTATGTTCGATTTACACTCATTGTGGCACTGACACTGTTTTCGATCCAGACTACTGTAGATGCCAGATGAACTGAGTTTCCAATTTGCTCCAAATAAGTCCGAACACTAATTGGGGCGTGAGCCAAAACCGCTTAACCCTttcttcaatttattttttcctggccaatgatgaatgaa from Tigriopus californicus strain San Diego chromosome 1, Tcal_SD_v2.1, whole genome shotgun sequence includes the following:
- the LOC131884846 gene encoding A disintegrin and metalloproteinase with thrombospondin motifs adt-1-like; amino-acid sequence: MANRHPRGIFLIFLALLGSNLGFIHKHMSKDELGMYFQTSQHDKVDSNSYTVAAIKRQSVLAKRSENGETPDLAVSLEAFGQKFHLNLIKNKHLTHNETTLQMTTPEGTTTSKISKELQHCFYQVKDDRHFGGISTCFNSYEGFFLDGDSVLEISPLTKQLAQKVKRSKRSKPMDSPVEAAQYHLIKRTKLHEFRERFGPLERSINKKMTNDDEFIMAKRSWRSCGKPDLYLKLGITMDKEAFRIFNYQKQLLNKNVISSIILVVVNGMNAIYHHPTLGRNVIFVVNDIEIMDGVSPYHSNGERNNLLRAFCNYHTSKNKDRKYDLGVLFSGIDMWAPIGKNKSMSTMGLSAVGTVCNPLWSCVIAETGVRDAYGQAYPSTGFNIVYITGHEIGHNIGLHHDGFEQPKDPQEPPNRKKPDIFKNCNKNGFVMSPSRGPEGETPWSDCSRNFICNYIDAPCMEDKAVAPNEFDHSLRYGLTPGMYYTARDHCKFLMDGDKSAHAINNNMADICDKGIQCELPSKNRVEYSGPALQGTPCGAGKFCMNNECIGATGRQAVLEPSWGDWKEEGGCLGGCVSESKGYQTFTRSCQFQGEGAKEGDCVGPTTKVELCDSPDKSGCLVEGTAVGYASAACTAIKTDFEAVFGKWISGQGFQKEYDETDANRACQIYCTASKGGSKSPAEVMTKFNRLDLGYFPDGTPCHKVRDSTFYCQGRACVNPSGRGQRSSSKGGQVVTNVGFQPSANVDKYLTLDENGNPLSEIIPEFGEGTNTEFELEDGFEIPTA
- the LOC131881548 gene encoding TBC1 domain family member whacked-like — encoded protein: MRDLLTERELLGLGLDIPGMLSRGTLEREDELPAHWNRVRDTLSVRPDEEAGLSATDGTSNVGSEFLDESVVSSMTDRYGFLSGPDNQVHSTKEAPDEEVEVRLVKTQIRREAKWLEMMNDWESHMLKDYKKVRERCRKGIPSSVRSAAWLKLSGAHFYLNQADKKHQFKRLYNQKTNSQNGQNWIDDIEKDLHRNFPTHELFGGTYEKIGQAGLFQVLKAYCVLHPAEGYCQAMAPIAALLLMNMPAEQAFWCMVMICDKYIPGYYSPGLEAIQLDGDILHGLLRRVSPAIYKHLKKQEIEPVLYMTEWFLCVYSRTLPWPTVMRVWDMFLCEGVKVLFRVGLVLIRAALPKSVRKNCPSMYETLDALKNLPPSITQEEVLVEEILRLNLKEDIMEREHRKQVKRRKAAKLAAATAKSNGS